In Flavobacterium sp. N1736, the following are encoded in one genomic region:
- a CDS encoding RagB/SusD family nutrient uptake outer membrane protein codes for MKNIIKRSSVVAITMLMLISSSCSQDFIDVPAEGTPTIGNYYDSDEKLDNASNGLYGLVWFNMNKSAFYGITDVISGNMYASQYNDFGKFTDLSFTNSQAFISDAWRSCFGAVANSNAYINNLPQSVGPNVSKAALNNALGEAHFIRAFSYFFLVRLWGNVPIIENNADYSQNFVVPSNPVQDVYTFIENDLKFAIANLKSKSRGSNYAANAHVSSGSAKAFLAKVYLYQKKYELARAMAQEVINSGEFKLLGGEELPTKSFADLWLQKNNNNEESIFSWQWTGTGTYFEGNFSNTLFAPENRLVETTYSGQIAPSQDLIHNVFENGDRRRIETFMLPGDFYPNLTYAQTLAVDSPKILGYTFELANEAQNSGAGLKKYVIGKENLPITGPFNAPFNGESSMNSYMMRYAELLLIHAEAILGSQTGSTADAMALKSYNAVRKRAGLPIKASISFDDIFRERRAELACEGDYYFDLGRLPFSKAKEILEAQNRGDQDIEKHITISATSLLLPYPADDLIKNPKLTEVAPYTFK; via the coding sequence ATGAAAAATATAATAAAAAGAAGCAGTGTGGTTGCTATAACAATGCTGATGTTAATCTCATCTTCTTGCTCTCAGGATTTTATCGATGTTCCTGCAGAAGGAACACCAACAATTGGTAATTATTACGATTCAGATGAAAAACTGGATAATGCATCAAACGGATTATATGGTCTTGTTTGGTTTAATATGAACAAATCGGCTTTTTATGGTATTACAGATGTGATTTCGGGTAATATGTACGCAAGCCAGTATAATGATTTTGGAAAATTCACCGATTTAAGTTTTACCAATTCTCAGGCTTTTATTTCTGATGCATGGAGATCTTGTTTTGGTGCAGTGGCAAATTCTAATGCTTATATTAATAACCTGCCTCAAAGTGTTGGACCAAATGTTAGTAAAGCGGCTTTGAATAATGCATTGGGAGAAGCACATTTTATAAGAGCTTTTTCTTATTTCTTCTTAGTAAGGTTATGGGGAAATGTGCCAATTATCGAAAACAATGCTGATTATTCTCAAAACTTTGTGGTGCCAAGTAATCCGGTTCAGGATGTTTATACTTTTATTGAAAATGATTTAAAATTTGCGATTGCCAATTTAAAATCAAAAAGCAGAGGTTCTAATTATGCTGCAAATGCACACGTTTCCAGCGGATCTGCAAAAGCATTTTTAGCAAAAGTATATTTGTATCAGAAAAAATACGAGCTGGCAAGAGCAATGGCTCAGGAAGTAATTAATAGTGGTGAGTTTAAATTATTGGGTGGAGAAGAATTGCCTACAAAATCTTTTGCCGATTTATGGCTGCAAAAAAATAATAATAATGAAGAATCGATCTTTTCATGGCAATGGACAGGAACAGGAACTTATTTTGAGGGTAATTTCTCTAACACATTATTTGCTCCTGAAAACAGATTGGTTGAAACTACTTATTCTGGACAAATTGCTCCGTCTCAGGATTTAATTCATAATGTTTTTGAAAACGGAGACAGAAGAAGAATCGAAACATTTATGCTTCCGGGAGATTTTTATCCAAATTTAACCTATGCACAAACACTTGCTGTAGATTCTCCAAAAATATTGGGCTATACTTTTGAACTTGCAAATGAAGCTCAAAACTCAGGTGCGGGTTTGAAGAAATACGTTATCGGAAAAGAAAATTTACCAATTACAGGACCGTTTAATGCTCCTTTTAATGGAGAAAGCAGCATGAATAGCTACATGATGCGTTATGCTGAATTGTTATTAATTCATGCCGAAGCTATTTTAGGTTCACAAACGGGTAGTACAGCTGATGCGATGGCGCTTAAATCGTACAATGCAGTTCGTAAAAGAGCAGGTTTGCCAATAAAAGCATCAATTTCTTTTGATGATATATTTAGAGAAAGACGCGCAGAATTAGCTTGTGAAGGCGATTATTATTTTGATTTGGGACGTTTACCTTTCAGTAAAGCCAAAGAAATATTAGAGGCGCAAAACAGAGGTGATCAAGATATCGAAAAGCACATCACAATTTCTGCAACAAGTCTTTTATTGCCTTATCCTGCAGATGATTTAATTAAAAATCCAAAATTGACAGAAGTAGCACCGTATACTTTTAAATAA
- a CDS encoding glycoside hydrolase family 26 protein yields the protein MKKNIITLIIAVFMGSSCSAKNNISNTNLSLSDKKATPETVALYKKLNALTQKGFLFGHQDDLAYGVNWKYEDGRSDIKDVVGDYPAVYGWDLAGLEKDSPNNIDGIPFIKMKQYIEESHERGGITTISWHFDNPATGKSAWDNTPNSLKTILPGGENHQKFTIWLDKAANYLLSLKDKKGKNIPVLFRPYHELTGGWFWWGKGNCTPEEFKAAWKFTFEYLQKKGVHNLIYIYNTSSFNTKEDFLANYPGDDYADMISFDSYQNNDDKEGNKFISEVQNQLKMLNEIGIEKHKLIAVAEAGYEAIPDPKWWTGTLLKAIGDYKISYVLLWRNHGWQEKEQKMHYYAPYTGQISEKDFVNFYNLNKTLFEKDINKN from the coding sequence ATGAAAAAAAACATTATAACCCTAATAATAGCAGTATTTATGGGCAGTTCCTGTTCTGCAAAGAATAACATTAGTAATACTAATTTGTCACTTTCAGATAAAAAAGCTACACCTGAGACTGTTGCGCTTTACAAAAAACTAAACGCATTAACTCAAAAAGGGTTTCTTTTTGGACATCAGGACGATCTTGCTTATGGTGTAAACTGGAAATATGAAGATGGTCGAAGTGATATAAAAGATGTCGTTGGCGATTATCCTGCTGTATATGGCTGGGATCTTGCCGGTTTAGAAAAAGACAGTCCTAATAATATAGACGGAATTCCATTTATCAAAATGAAACAATACATTGAGGAAAGCCATGAAAGAGGCGGAATCACAACAATAAGCTGGCATTTTGACAATCCCGCAACCGGAAAAAGTGCTTGGGACAATACGCCAAACTCCTTAAAAACAATTTTACCCGGCGGAGAAAATCATCAAAAATTTACCATTTGGCTAGACAAAGCCGCGAATTATTTATTATCCTTAAAAGATAAAAAAGGAAAAAACATTCCCGTACTTTTTAGACCGTATCACGAACTTACAGGCGGATGGTTTTGGTGGGGAAAAGGAAATTGCACACCGGAAGAATTCAAAGCCGCATGGAAATTTACCTTCGAATATCTTCAGAAAAAAGGAGTACATAATTTAATATATATCTACAATACAAGCAGTTTCAATACCAAAGAAGATTTCTTGGCCAACTATCCCGGAGACGATTATGCAGATATGATAAGTTTCGATTCGTATCAAAATAACGACGACAAAGAAGGCAATAAATTCATTTCAGAAGTGCAAAATCAGTTAAAAATGCTAAATGAAATTGGCATTGAAAAACATAAATTAATCGCTGTCGCAGAAGCCGGTTACGAAGCAATTCCCGACCCAAAATGGTGGACAGGAACCTTACTGAAAGCAATTGGAGATTATAAAATATCCTATGTTTTATTATGGAGAAATCACGGCTGGCAGGAAAAAGAACAAAAAATGCATTATTACGCGCCCTATACCGGACAAATAAGCGAAAAAGATTTTGTTAATTTCTATAATTTAAACAAAACTCTATTCGAAAAAG
- a CDS encoding SusC/RagA family TonB-linked outer membrane protein, with amino-acid sequence MYVIDGVPISGDARNSSTSGRNAQGNTNFANNGNITLSPLSLINPNDIESIDILKDASATAIYGSRGANGVIIVTTKSGKKGTGKLTFENSYSISNLPKKLHSMNLQDYATHQNALADVYDPTAKRPEFAHPELLGNGTDWQDAIYETGIMTSNQLSFSGGKEGINYYISGGILNQEGIVIESGFKRYNFRTNIDARVNKFIKVGVNISGAITDEKLTLNGQFNGVVATSLLATPDVAVRELSGAFAGPPAGGATSFVNPVATSLLGSNTLVRKNYNGNFYAQVDLFKGLEYRFEAGGYIYDNLGQRFDPMYSLGNAVKSYANLYYNPSTGNSWNLKNMLTYRNTIGKHNFTVLAVQESNRAHWEGYSITGYGYKDNNDKSLAASDLSKAVTSGVYSGTQTLSSYLGRVVYDYADKYGVSAAVRADGSSKFFVGNKWGVFSSVGASWKLSNESFMESTKKYVDNIKIRFGWGQTGNNQIGNNLYDSNLHLVNSTMGTSYLPSNTPNKDLKWETQDQTNLGLDFTMFDSKLTASVDLYKKVSKNFLYQVPLPNFLSGGGDYEGGVNPPYFNLGSMNNKGIEFTLGYTEKFSDNFTWNTSLNFTKYENEVTNMAGLNIVKTMNTLAYNTVTVSRTQEGLPIGSFIGYEALGIYRTDDDLLTYGHETAPGTKVILKNGTNSLLPNFQKGDVIYKDQNNDGLIDLKDLVPIGNPNPKFTYGFTNNFKYKNVDLSIFVQGTAGNKLMNLTRLSGTMNSNLGTNYLAEASDFYSASNIDASLPRPSTYDDINNAISSRHIEDGSYLRIQNVTLGYSLPSEIISKLSLTRLRIYASGQNLYTFTKYKGYDPEVGSYNQDALLSGVDNGRYPVPRQITFGFNVEF; translated from the coding sequence TTGTATGTAATTGATGGTGTGCCAATTTCCGGTGATGCAAGAAACTCCTCTACATCAGGAAGAAATGCTCAGGGAAATACAAATTTTGCGAACAATGGTAATATTACTTTAAGCCCGTTATCACTTATTAATCCTAATGATATTGAGTCTATTGATATTTTAAAAGATGCTTCTGCAACTGCAATTTATGGTTCTCGCGGTGCAAATGGGGTTATTATTGTTACTACAAAATCCGGTAAAAAAGGAACTGGAAAGTTGACTTTCGAAAATTCGTATTCAATAAGTAATTTGCCAAAAAAATTGCATTCTATGAATTTGCAGGATTATGCAACACATCAAAATGCATTGGCAGATGTTTATGATCCTACTGCAAAACGTCCGGAATTTGCTCATCCTGAACTTTTAGGTAATGGAACTGACTGGCAGGATGCGATTTATGAAACCGGAATCATGACTTCAAATCAATTGTCATTTTCAGGTGGTAAAGAAGGAATTAATTATTATATATCCGGAGGTATTTTAAATCAGGAAGGTATTGTAATAGAATCCGGTTTTAAAAGATATAATTTTAGAACTAACATTGATGCAAGGGTAAATAAATTTATTAAAGTTGGTGTTAATATAAGCGGTGCAATTACTGATGAAAAATTAACTTTAAACGGTCAGTTTAATGGTGTTGTTGCGACTTCATTATTAGCAACGCCTGATGTTGCGGTTAGAGAATTGTCCGGTGCTTTTGCAGGACCTCCGGCTGGCGGGGCAACATCTTTTGTAAATCCTGTTGCGACTTCTTTATTGGGTTCTAATACTTTGGTCAGAAAAAATTATAATGGAAATTTCTATGCTCAGGTTGATTTATTTAAAGGTTTAGAATATCGTTTTGAAGCCGGTGGTTATATCTATGATAATTTAGGACAACGATTTGATCCTATGTATTCTTTGGGAAATGCCGTAAAAAGCTATGCTAATTTATATTACAATCCTTCGACTGGTAATTCATGGAACTTAAAAAACATGCTTACGTATAGAAATACGATTGGTAAACACAATTTTACCGTTTTGGCAGTTCAGGAATCTAACAGGGCACATTGGGAGGGATATTCTATAACGGGTTATGGTTATAAGGATAATAATGATAAATCGCTTGCGGCTTCAGATTTGTCTAAAGCGGTTACAAGCGGTGTATATTCAGGTACGCAAACTTTGTCTTCTTATTTAGGAAGGGTAGTTTATGATTATGCTGATAAATACGGAGTTTCTGCTGCGGTTAGAGCTGATGGATCTTCAAAGTTTTTTGTTGGAAACAAATGGGGCGTTTTTAGTTCTGTTGGTGCTTCGTGGAAACTTTCAAATGAATCTTTTATGGAAAGTACTAAAAAGTACGTTGACAATATTAAGATCCGATTTGGCTGGGGACAAACAGGAAATAACCAAATTGGAAATAATTTATATGATTCTAATCTGCATTTGGTAAACAGTACAATGGGAACTTCATATTTGCCATCAAATACTCCTAATAAAGATTTGAAATGGGAAACTCAGGATCAGACGAATTTAGGTTTAGATTTCACGATGTTTGATTCTAAACTTACGGCTTCTGTAGATTTGTATAAAAAAGTTTCTAAAAACTTTTTGTATCAGGTTCCGTTGCCAAACTTTCTTTCCGGCGGTGGCGATTATGAAGGTGGTGTAAATCCTCCGTACTTTAATCTTGGAAGTATGAATAATAAAGGTATCGAATTTACGCTTGGTTATACTGAAAAATTCTCAGACAACTTTACATGGAATACGAGTTTAAATTTTACTAAATATGAAAATGAGGTTACAAATATGGCTGGTTTAAATATTGTAAAAACAATGAATACGCTGGCTTATAATACGGTAACGGTTTCAAGAACTCAGGAAGGTTTGCCAATTGGTTCCTTTATAGGTTATGAAGCGCTTGGAATTTACAGAACTGACGATGATTTACTTACGTATGGTCATGAAACGGCTCCGGGTACAAAAGTTATCCTGAAAAATGGTACGAATTCATTATTGCCTAATTTTCAAAAAGGCGATGTTATTTACAAAGATCAAAATAATGACGGTCTAATTGACTTAAAAGATTTAGTGCCAATTGGAAATCCAAATCCAAAATTCACTTATGGATTCACAAATAATTTCAAATACAAAAATGTTGATTTGTCGATTTTCGTTCAGGGAACTGCAGGAAATAAACTAATGAATTTAACTCGTTTGTCTGGAACGATGAACAGTAACCTGGGAACTAATTATTTAGCAGAAGCTTCAGATTTTTATTCGGCTTCAAATATTGATGCTTCTTTGCCAAGACCATCAACTTATGACGATATTAATAATGCAATATCAAGCCGTCATATCGAAGATGGTTCTTATTTAAGAATTCAGAATGTTACTTTAGGATATTCTTTGCCATCTGAGATCATTTCTAAATTGAGTTTGACAAGATTAAGAATTTATGCTTCCGGACAAAATCTGTACACTTTTACTAAATACAAAGGTTATGATCCTGAAGTTGGTTCGTACAATCAGGATGCATTATTATCCGGTGTTGATAATGGACGCTACCCGGTTCCGAGACAAATAACTTTTGGTTTTAACGTTGAATTTTAA
- a CDS encoding glycoside hydrolase family 5 protein: MKLKTKISTITLFMMFCFSNAQFVKHHGQLHVLGTQLVDKNNNPVVLRGMSFGWHSMWPRFYNEKAVSWLKKDFNCNVVRAAMGIESGKMSYIKEPQFSKEKIESVIKGAIKSDIYVIIDWHSHNINLKEAKEFFAEMSKKYAKYPNIIYEVFNEPDYETWQEVKAYAEEVIKVIRANDPNNIILIGSPHWDQDVNLPAADPIKGYSNLMYTMHFYAATHGKELRDKTDEALKSGLPIFISESAGMEATGDGPLNYVTWQEYIDWMEAHKLSWITWSVSDKEETCSILKKSAKSEGKWKTEDLKESGIKVREYLRKYNSQE; the protein is encoded by the coding sequence ATGAAATTAAAAACTAAAATTAGTACGATCACTCTATTTATGATGTTTTGTTTTTCGAATGCCCAATTTGTAAAACATCATGGTCAGCTTCATGTTTTAGGAACACAATTGGTCGATAAAAATAACAATCCTGTTGTTTTACGCGGTATGAGTTTTGGCTGGCATAGCATGTGGCCAAGATTTTATAATGAAAAAGCGGTAAGCTGGTTAAAAAAAGACTTTAATTGTAATGTTGTTCGTGCCGCAATGGGCATCGAATCAGGCAAGATGTCTTATATAAAGGAACCACAATTTTCAAAAGAAAAAATAGAGAGCGTTATTAAAGGAGCCATAAAATCAGATATATATGTTATTATAGATTGGCACAGCCATAATATCAATTTAAAAGAAGCCAAAGAATTCTTTGCAGAAATGTCAAAGAAATACGCAAAGTATCCCAATATAATATACGAGGTTTTTAATGAACCTGATTATGAAACATGGCAGGAAGTTAAAGCTTACGCCGAAGAAGTAATTAAGGTTATTAGAGCAAATGACCCAAACAATATTATTTTGATCGGATCGCCACATTGGGATCAGGATGTTAATCTTCCGGCGGCAGATCCTATAAAAGGATATAGTAATTTAATGTATACGATGCATTTTTATGCAGCCACACACGGAAAAGAGTTGAGAGACAAAACTGATGAGGCCCTAAAAAGCGGTTTGCCTATTTTTATTTCAGAATCTGCAGGAATGGAAGCTACAGGAGATGGACCATTAAATTATGTAACCTGGCAAGAATATATTGACTGGATGGAAGCGCATAAATTAAGCTGGATTACCTGGTCAGTTTCAGATAAAGAGGAAACTTGTTCTATTTTGAAAAAATCAGCAAAGTCAGAAGGGAAATGGAAAACAGAAGATTTAAAAGAATCCGGAATTAAAGTTCGGGAGTATTTAAGAAAATATAATTCGCAAGAATAG
- a CDS encoding glycoside hydrolase family 27 protein — translation MKKIILIITVCVSVLGFSQGNTHTQTGGKFEGLAMTPPMGWNSWNTFGTNIDEKLVKETADEMVSSGMAAAGYNYIVLDDGWMAKERDVNGDLVPDPVKFPNGMKAVIDYVHSKGLKFGLYNCAGTQTCAGYPGTRGYEYQDARFYAKLGIDFLKYDWCNTKGITAPEAYATMSNALKTAGRPIVFSLCEWGDNQPWEWGKPIGNLWRISGDIYPCFDCEFKHEEGNWSSWGFMKIAEMRKDIRKYSGPDHWNDFDMMEVGNEMNDTEDKSHFSMWCMLASPLIAGNDFRKMSKETLAILTNKELIAVNQDKLGIQGFKYIAEDGLEVWVKPLSDGNWAVTLLNRSDVAKKINFDWKKHIIKDADFGYEADFNKVVYKLKDLWKNKEVGNTKKSFVSDLASHDVITLRLIP, via the coding sequence ATGAAGAAAATAATTTTAATAATAACCGTTTGTGTTTCCGTTTTAGGTTTTAGTCAGGGAAATACACATACACAAACTGGTGGAAAATTTGAAGGACTTGCCATGACGCCGCCAATGGGATGGAATTCCTGGAATACTTTCGGAACCAATATTGATGAAAAATTAGTAAAAGAAACTGCCGATGAAATGGTTTCATCAGGAATGGCCGCAGCGGGTTACAATTATATTGTACTTGATGATGGCTGGATGGCAAAAGAACGCGATGTAAACGGAGATCTTGTTCCTGATCCTGTAAAGTTTCCTAACGGAATGAAAGCTGTAATTGATTATGTTCACAGCAAAGGTTTAAAGTTTGGTTTGTACAATTGTGCAGGAACGCAAACCTGTGCGGGTTATCCCGGAACAAGAGGTTATGAATATCAGGATGCACGTTTTTATGCCAAACTCGGAATTGATTTTTTAAAATACGATTGGTGTAATACAAAAGGTATCACCGCGCCGGAAGCTTATGCTACAATGAGTAATGCGCTTAAAACTGCCGGAAGACCAATTGTTTTTAGTCTTTGCGAATGGGGCGATAACCAACCTTGGGAATGGGGAAAACCAATTGGGAATCTTTGGAGAATTTCCGGAGATATTTATCCTTGTTTTGATTGCGAATTCAAACACGAAGAAGGAAATTGGTCATCCTGGGGATTTATGAAAATTGCCGAAATGAGAAAAGATATTCGGAAATATTCAGGACCGGATCATTGGAATGATTTTGATATGATGGAAGTTGGAAACGAAATGAATGATACCGAAGATAAATCGCATTTTTCAATGTGGTGTATGCTGGCTTCTCCGCTTATTGCAGGAAATGATTTCAGAAAAATGTCAAAAGAAACCCTGGCGATTTTAACCAATAAGGAATTAATTGCTGTTAATCAGGATAAATTAGGAATTCAGGGTTTTAAATATATCGCCGAAGACGGATTAGAAGTTTGGGTAAAACCATTATCAGATGGAAATTGGGCTGTAACTCTCTTAAATAGAAGCGATGTTGCTAAAAAAATCAATTTTGATTGGAAGAAGCATATTATTAAGGATGCAGATTTTGGCTATGAAGCCGATTTTAATAAAGTAGTTTACAAATTAAAAGATCTTTGGAAAAACAAGGAAGTCGGAAATACCAAAAAGAGTTTCGTTTCAGATCTTGCTTCTCATGATGTCATTACATTGCGACTAATTCCGTAA
- a CDS encoding AraC family transcriptional regulator translates to MSTAKNFYREIAPLSAGDSFLVFDRIKDSFDFPVHYHPEFEINFILNGKGVKRVVGDNIEEIDNVELVLIGPNLYHGWELNKCTSKKIHEITIQFHNDLFHESLLSRRIMNPIRDMFNRSIHGILFSKKVAEELTPRLVKLSKLDGMDYFLEITSLLYDLANSRNQRLLSTYTVDYDTFDDYDKMKLVYEYVQKHFAEKITLEDVANIASMSIISFNRFIKKRTGKTFVNYINDIRIGYAARWLVEKDMSVSEVAFKSGFNNIANFNRSFKSIKNCTPSQYREDFSGLKRIL, encoded by the coding sequence ATGAGTACTGCAAAGAATTTTTATAGAGAAATCGCGCCACTTTCTGCCGGAGACAGCTTTTTGGTATTTGACAGGATAAAAGACAGTTTTGATTTTCCGGTGCATTATCATCCGGAATTTGAAATTAATTTTATTTTAAACGGAAAAGGGGTGAAGCGTGTTGTTGGTGATAATATTGAGGAAATTGATAATGTAGAATTGGTTTTAATTGGTCCGAATTTATATCATGGATGGGAATTAAATAAATGCACGAGTAAAAAAATTCATGAAATTACAATTCAGTTTCATAATGATTTATTTCATGAATCTTTATTGTCGAGAAGAATAATGAATCCAATTCGGGATATGTTTAACCGTTCGATTCATGGTATTTTATTTTCTAAAAAAGTTGCTGAGGAATTGACTCCAAGACTTGTAAAGCTGTCTAAATTAGACGGCATGGACTATTTTCTGGAGATCACTTCTTTGTTATATGATCTGGCAAATTCCAGAAATCAACGTTTGCTTTCGACTTATACGGTAGATTATGATACGTTTGATGATTATGATAAAATGAAGTTGGTTTATGAATATGTGCAGAAACATTTTGCTGAAAAAATTACTTTAGAAGATGTGGCGAATATTGCAAGTATGTCTATTATTTCGTTTAACAGATTTATTAAAAAACGTACGGGAAAAACGTTTGTAAATTATATTAATGATATCCGTATTGGGTATGCGGCACGCTGGTTGGTTGAAAAAGATATGAGTGTTTCTGAAGTTGCTTTTAAATCCGGTTTTAATAATATCGCAAACTTCAATCGTAGCTTTAAGTCTATTAAAAATTGTACGCCAAGTCAATATAGAGAAGATTTTTCCGGATTAAAGCGTATTTTATAA
- a CDS encoding carboxypeptidase-like regulatory domain-containing protein has translation MKKLMTNFIHWNANHRTVPLILFLLLTSNFISAQVKVSGVISDEKGLSIPGANISIAGSKTTASTDFDGKYTIDAPANATLVFSFIGFNTQKIAVDGKTTINVVLKAIAEDLRDVVVIGYGTQKRKDINSAISSINSKDIENLKVASFDQMLQGKAAGVVVNSNSGEREVMFR, from the coding sequence ATGAAAAAACTAATGACTAACTTCATTCATTGGAACGCCAACCACAGAACTGTTCCTTTGATTTTATTTTTGTTACTGACAAGTAATTTTATATCGGCTCAGGTAAAAGTATCAGGAGTAATATCTGATGAAAAAGGGCTATCTATACCTGGTGCCAATATTTCGATTGCAGGATCAAAAACAACGGCCTCAACTGATTTTGATGGAAAATATACTATTGATGCTCCGGCAAATGCAACTTTGGTATTTTCTTTTATTGGTTTTAATACTCAAAAGATAGCGGTAGATGGAAAAACAACCATAAATGTAGTGTTGAAGGCAATTGCTGAAGATTTAAGAGATGTTGTAGTAATTGGTTATGGAACTCAAAAGAGAAAAGACATAAACAGTGCTATTTCTAGTATTAATTCTAAAGATATTGAAAATTTAAAAGTAGCGTCGTTCGACCAAATGTTGCAGGGTAAGGCAGCCGGTGTGGTTGTAAATAGTAATTCTGGTGAACGGGAAGTAATGTTTCGGTAA